TGGCCGGCGACATAGGTCACGGACACGAAGATGGCGCAAATGACGGCGATGATGCGGGCGGTCCGGGAATAGTAGCGCGCGCCGACGAAATCGGGCACGGTGTACTGGCCGAATTTGCGGAGATAGGGCGCGAGCAGCAGCGCGAGGAGAACGTAGCCGCCCGTCCAGCCCATGAGATAGATGGACCCGTCGTAGCCCATGAAGGAGATGAGGCCGGCCATGGAAATGAACGAGGCCGCCGACATCCAGTCGGCAGCCGTGGCCGCGCCGTTGGCCAACGAGGGGACGCCCTGCCCCGCCACGTAGAAACCGGAGGACTCCCGGACGCGGGATCGCCAACCGATATACAGGTAGGCCATGAAGGTGATGGTCACAAACAGGTAGGTCCAGGCTTCAACAGACATGTCGGTTGCTCTCTCCATGCATTGCGGGGGGATTTCGGCGCGCGGGGGGGGAATCGCGGCGCCCCGGCGCGCGCTTACTCGTCGGCGTGGTGGTCGTGGTCGATCTTATCCATGCGTTTGGCGTAGATGAAGATCAGTACCACGAAAACGAAGATGGATCCCTGCTGGGCCATCCAGAACCCGAAGGGCAGCCCGCCGATCGAAATCGCGTTCAGGGGCGACACGAAGAGAATGCCCGCGCCGAGCGAGACGAGGAACCATACGGCGAGCAGCCAACGTATGAGGGCGACATTCTTTCGCCAATAGTCCAGTTTTTCCTGCTTTTCCATGCTTTCATATGCTCCTGCATGCCCGGGAATGGGGAAATTGCCCCCACGGTTATACACCATCCCCTTCCGACATACAAGCGCCGCGAGATTTCGATTGACAAATCGGCGAATCCAGTCTTTAATACGAACATCATGTATTCCATTTTGGTGCGCAGGCAGGTTGGGCCACCGAGTCGGAAAGGAGGACTGTTTCAAGACCAGGCCGCATCTTGCACGCGGGGCCACAGCGCGCAAAACCTGTTTCCCAACGGCCTCACGCCAGTTTGTAAGGATTAATTCTCATGAAAAAGGACGGTTTCACCCTCATCGAACTCCTGGTGGTCATTGCGATCATCGGGATTCTCGCCGCCATTCTGCTTCCGGCGCTCGCCCGCGCCCGGGAAGCGGCCCGGCGCGCCAGCTGCCAGAATAACCTCAAGCAACTCGGGCTGGTGTTCAAAATGTACGCCAACGAGAGCAAGGGAGAGAAATGGCCGCAGACCCACGGCGACGAAATCTACGGCAATGACAGCAATTGCCCGAACTGCCTCAATGAACTGGACGACGCGGATTTCTTCGCGGATATGAACCAGATCTATCCCGAATACCTGTCGGACCCGGGCACGTTGATCTGCCCGTCGGATCCCGGCGCCGTCGGCGGCGATATACAGGACATCATCGGCCAGATTGTCGACGACGGGAGCGGCCTCTGCCCCCGGATTTGCGTGGGCCAGATCACGCAAAGCGACGAAAGCTACGTCTACACCGGCTGGGTCCTGGACCGCGTAGAGGACAATCATCCAGCGGTGAACTCCGCAACGCTGGGGCTACCGGGCGGCGTACAGGTCAACGGCCAGCTGGCCGCGGTGCTCGCATACCTCAGCCTGGGAGACGGGGGCGGTCCGATCTTCGGGGATCAGTCGGTGGACGACCCGCTGACGCCCGGTGTGAACGAAGACAATGATCGCCTGCTTGACCTCGACATCACAATTTCGTCGATTCCCCTCCTCGGTCCGGTGTTTGCGCCTCTGGGCGTCGGGACCGGCGGCGGCAACGTGATCTACCGCCTGCGCGAGGGCATCGAACGCTTCGTGATAACGGATATCAACAACCCCGGCGCCTCCGCAAAAGCGCAGAGCCAGATCGTGGTTACGTGGGACACGATCGGCTCCAGCGAGGCGACCGCCGTGACCGGCGGCGCGATCAGGCCGGGCACGGCGCTCTACAATCACATCCCCGGCGGCTCGAATGCGCTATACATGGATGGCCACGTGGAATTTCAAAAATACCCGGGCAAGTTCCCGGCAACGAAAACGAACGCCGGCCTGACGAGCTTCTTCGGCTGACCGATTGGCGCGGCATGGAACGGCGCGCGGCCTCCGGGCCGCGCGCCGTCTTGATTCTGGCTCGTGTGAATGACGCCGTCCCGACGCATTGCGCAACGGTGTGTCTCTGGCGAATTGTGCTATAATCCCGGTTCTCTTGGCCTGCCGGTCTGAGCTGCTGCCGCCGGTTGCCGGCACGCGTATTTGTCTCTCAGCCCCATCAGAGGACTCCATGATTCAGGGAAGATTTCGTTCCATCCTGCTTATTGCCATCTGCGCCACCCTGATGCCGGCTTTCGCCGCGGAAGCGCCTGCGTGGCAAGACGAATTCGCCGCCACGATGCACGCCGCGTGGAAAGACGGCGAGCCGATGCCGCAGATCAGCCGGGCGCACGCCGAGGCCACGCTGGCGGATGCCTACGCGGCGCAGCGGACCTTTGTCGCGCTTGCGCTGGGTGACGAGGCCATTGGCGGCTTCAAGGCGGCGATTGTGGGGGTGGAGGCGCAGACCGCGCTCGGCATAGACGGGCCCCTGTTTGGCGTGTTGCCGTCCAGCGGCGTGCTGTATGCCAAGGACAATGTCACGATCGACCTGTCGGCCGACAACCAGCGCATGTTTGAGACGGAGATTGGGTATATCTTCGGGCAGGGCGTAGGGGAGCCGATTCCGGATGTCGCCGCGCTGAAGAAGCATATCAAGAGCGTGGCGCCGGTCCTGGAAGTCCCGGGGGGCGCGAGCCAGAACGAGGCGCCGGTGACGGCGCCGGATCTGGTCGCGAGAAACATCAACAGCAAGGCGATTGTCGTGGGTTCACGGCTCGAGCCGCAGGCCGTGGACGTGGACGCGATCGAAATCACCCTGACGGCCAATGGGCAGGTCGTGAATACGGCGCGCGGCGGCGACGCGGCGGGCGGGCAGTGGGAGACGCTGCTGAAGACGGTGAATGCGATTCTCGCGAACGGCTACAAGATCGAGGCGGGCCAGATCATCAGCAACGGCGCCCTGGGCAAGATCGTGGGGGCGGAGCCGGGCCTGTACTGCGCCAATTACACGGGATTCGGAGAGATCTGCGTGAAGGTCGTGGCGGAGGCTCCCGCGCCCGAAGCGGTCCCGGCGGAGGCTCCCGCCGCGGCGGAGACGCCCGCGCCCGAAGCCGCCACGCCGGCGGCGGAGTAAGGGCTCCCCGTTATCCCGCGATGCGGGCCCGGTGCGCCGGGATCTGCCGCTCCAGGGTATCGCGCAGAACGCCGAGTTTCTCCCGGAGCGAGTAGGGTGAATAGACGTAATCGCACTCGAACTGGAAGCCGATGCGCGAGTCGTGCGTGACGGCGATCAGCGCAATTTCCACCCGCGCGATCTCCTCCCGCACGATGGCTTCCATTTCATCCAAAAGCACGCGCGCCTTCGCCGGATCGGTCTCCGCCATAAGCTGGAGCCGCTTGTCCTCGAAGGTCAGAATCGCCTGGCTGCTCAGAAGCATGCGGTGCTGTTGCTCCGCGACGATGACTTCGCGCAGGGCGCCGGCGCGTTTCGCTTCGGGGCTGGCGAGCGCGGCGGCGCGGTAGAGTTCAAGGCCCTCGCCAAGCTTGTCGGTCGTCTTGCGGAGGTATTTGAGGAATACCGGCAGGACCTTCGTCTCGCCTGGCGCCTCAATACCCGAGACGCTCCGCGCGTAGCTCTCGGCGCGATTCGAACCATTGGAGAAATCGGGCAGAAAAACGAGCCGGGTGACGGTGAAGGGCCAGTAGGGGTTGATTTCGGCGCCGAGATAGCCCATCCAGGCGCCCCCGTCCATCCAGGAATAGCGGAAGGTGGCCGTGCGCGCGGGCGGCGGCTCGAAGAAAATCGGATTGCCGATGGCGTTGGTGGTGCCCATGTACGGGCCGGTATCGGGAAGGAGGCGGACCGCCTGGCTGAAAAGATCCCATGCCCGCACGACGGCGGCGGCATTCTCCGCGCCAAAATCGCGGGCCGCAAACTGGTGGAGTAGTTCGTCAAGCGGTGGGGCGTCGCTCCAGGCGTACCACGCGCGCAGCTCGGTCATGAAACTCGGCGCGTAGCCGGAAGACCAGCTTTCCAGCGTACCGTCGATGCCGAATTCCGCGAGTTTCTCGTACCGCGCGTGCCACTGTTGCGGGAAGGGGTTGTAGGGCACGGTCTGCAATTGCGCGCCGCAGGAGAAGGTCTGGGCGTTGGAATACACGCGCATCCCGCGCGCCCGCGCCTCGGCAATCTGCGCCTCGGTGACTTCCGCGGGTCCAACCACATTGATGCCGTA
This DNA window, taken from Candidatus Hydrogenedentota bacterium, encodes the following:
- a CDS encoding DUF4212 domain-containing protein; translated protein: MEKQEKLDYWRKNVALIRWLLAVWFLVSLGAGILFVSPLNAISIGGLPFGFWMAQQGSIFVFVVLIFIYAKRMDKIDHDHHADE
- a CDS encoding fumarylacetoacetate hydrolase family protein, producing MIQGRFRSILLIAICATLMPAFAAEAPAWQDEFAATMHAAWKDGEPMPQISRAHAEATLADAYAAQRTFVALALGDEAIGGFKAAIVGVEAQTALGIDGPLFGVLPSSGVLYAKDNVTIDLSADNQRMFETEIGYIFGQGVGEPIPDVAALKKHIKSVAPVLEVPGGASQNEAPVTAPDLVARNINSKAIVVGSRLEPQAVDVDAIEITLTANGQVVNTARGGDAAGGQWETLLKTVNAILANGYKIEAGQIISNGALGKIVGAEPGLYCANYTGFGEICVKVVAEAPAPEAVPAEAPAAAETPAPEAATPAAE
- a CDS encoding DUF1559 domain-containing protein; this encodes MKKDGFTLIELLVVIAIIGILAAILLPALARAREAARRASCQNNLKQLGLVFKMYANESKGEKWPQTHGDEIYGNDSNCPNCLNELDDADFFADMNQIYPEYLSDPGTLICPSDPGAVGGDIQDIIGQIVDDGSGLCPRICVGQITQSDESYVYTGWVLDRVEDNHPAVNSATLGLPGGVQVNGQLAAVLAYLSLGDGGGPIFGDQSVDDPLTPGVNEDNDRLLDLDITISSIPLLGPVFAPLGVGTGGGNVIYRLREGIERFVITDINNPGASAKAQSQIVVTWDTIGSSEATAVTGGAIRPGTALYNHIPGGSNALYMDGHVEFQKYPGKFPATKTNAGLTSFFG